The Panicum virgatum strain AP13 chromosome 3N, P.virgatum_v5, whole genome shotgun sequence genome includes the window GGTTTGATCTGAAATCTGCCACTTAACCAACTTCCATAGCTCATGGTGTACACATAGTTTTTAAATAAACAAAACCAGAATCAGTCGAGGGGGTCATACTTGAATTTGCCTCCAATGATGCTAAACTCATAATTTTATGATCAGGACACTGATGGTTTGAACAAAGCACTGGAAGCATCCATTTTAAGAAATGAGGTAAGTTCTGAACAATTCATATAAAGATACAATTTATGATTGACAGTATTAGGCAGGCAGGTCCTGTCTTGCTTGTGGTTGATGCGGGAGTCAATATATTTTGTTCCGTTGTCCAAAGCTAACAACACATGTGCTGTGTTCTGAACACAGGGTTCATGGTCTGGTTCATCTCATTCCTCAGCAGCTGAAAGAACACTGCCCTTCCAACTTAAAGGTGGTGAATGGGAAATTGACAAACGACTTCTTAAGATGGGTGGGATGATTGCTTCTGGTTCTTGTGGGGACTTGTGAGTCAAGTTTATACTTCTGACAATTAGTTGCTGTATTCGGTAGTGCTTTCTTTTTATTGTGTTATGCTTATGTGAAGGTATCATGGGACTTACCTTGGTGAGGATGTAGCTGTTAAAGTTCTAAGGGCCGAGCATTTGAATAAGAATGTTTGGAATGAGTTCATGCAGGAAGTATATATTCTAAGGTATCTAACATATCGTGGGACCACTTACAACTTATGTGTTGTACTTGAATATCCTATGTCCTATTTGGTTGGAATAAGTTAATGATGTATGTCATGCCTTCACCTTCCACACTTTTCAGAGAAGTTCAACATACAAATGTTGTGCGGTTCATTGGTGCATGCACAAAACCACCGCAATTTTGCATAATTACAggtgagatttatgaagcatctACTGGATGTATTTGGAACCTGCATCGTTTGTCATACAGAAAATCTGACCTGAATACATGCAACGCAAAGCCCTCCTTTTCATAGCATTGGCCTAGCATAACTTGCAGTTTTCAAGGATTGCTAGTTACTTGCTGAAACCAAATTTTACCCTTGCTTCTTAACTGATGCCCTTGTAGGCTTTAGCAATTTTCTCTGGTTAATTGGTTATACTCTTTTAACCTGTCCTTAGTTAACTTGCAGAATACATGTCTGGAGGAAGCCTGTATGACTTTGTGCACAAGCAGCATAATGTTCTAAACCTCACAACTCTCTTGAAGTTCGCAGTTGATGTATGCCAAGGGATGTGCTACTTGCACGAAAGGGGTATCATCCATAGAGATTTAAAGACTGCCAACCTTCTAATGGACAAAGATCGAGTATGTAGCATTAACTACtactgttccaaattataggtgtTTTGGCTTTTTTGGATACACATTTTTTCCCTATGCATGTAGACATAGcgtatatctaggtgcatagcaaaagcTATACATCTAGAAAATCCAaaacgacttataatttggaacctATGGATTTTTAACTATTTCATTTGCGAAGGAGATGTTTAGGGTAGAAAAATGGTATGAAAAGAATACTGGTTGTTAAACTTGTGGATTTATTGGCATTGCCTATACCCGTGTCTCATTTTTTTaaagtgtgtgtgtgggtgtggttacccagcatcggctgagatggtttggacatgtccaacgaaggcctcctgaggcgccggtgcgtaatggtgttcttgagcgggtcgataatgtaaagagggtagaggtagacctaaactgatgtgggatgagttggttaagagagaccttaatgattggaatatctctaaagagatagctttggataggagcgcttggagactagctatcaatgtgcctgaaccttgaacttatttctttcgggtttcatctctagcctaccccaacttgcttgggaaaaaaaggctatgttgttgttgtgtgggtgtgggtgggtgtgtgtgtgtgggagggGGGGGGTGCATGCATCGCAAAATTTGTGATAAAGTTACTCTGACTGATGAATAATTTTGTTGGTTGTTCCTCTAGGTTGTTAAAGTGGCTGATTTCGGTGTGGCTCGGTTCCAGGATCAAGGAGGTATCATGACAGCTGAAACTGGAACTTACAGATGGATGGCACCCGAGGTACAGCTCTGTTTGCTGGAGCAGTTTTGTATATTAAAACTTACCTGATAGAGAAATTCAGATCTTGTGAATTAAGTTTCAGAAACAAGCTGCTGATAGAAGCTTTTTCATATCAAAATGCACTATGTTGCCTAGCTCGAGAATTCCTTTCTGATATATCTTCTACATGCTTAGGTTATAAATCATCAACCCTATGATAACAAAGCAGATGTGTTCAGCTTTGCTATTGTTCTTTGGGAGCTGATAACGTCTAAGGTACTGTTGTTGCACTTATTTCTATGACTACTTATAGTTCCCTGTCACAAATGATGCGGTTATCATTGCAATTGCTGAATcttcttattttttatttctggtGTTTCCAGATCCCATATGATACAATGACCCCGCTCCAGGCGGCTGTAGGTGTTAGACAGGTGGGTAAGGAAAGGAGTAGTTGTTATAGCATTCTATGTGCACAGTGAAATCTGCTAAACGTACTGCCATATCAGGGATTGCGCCCAGGACTCCCCAAAAAGGCACATCCAAAGCTGTTGGACTTAATGCAGAGATGTTGGGAAGCCGATCCATCTAAACGGCCTGCTTTCCCAGACATCCTAGCCGAGCTAGAGGATCTTCTGTCACATGTTCAGGTATCTCCAGAAGCACTTGCATTTGCCTCCTCGAGAGAGAAACCCTAACGAAACTTGACCCAGTTCACTCATAGTAACACTGTAATGTCTCTCCACCCCTTGGACAGGGAGCTTCAGGAAAGACGGTCCAAGATCCAGCTAATGACTCGAACAAAAGAAGATTGACTCCCCCTGCACATACCTGACATTTTTCTCAATTCGGAGATTTGGCGTATTTAGGATTCGGGTCACTAATTATGAGGAATGTAGGCTTGTAGCATATCATTTTTTCGGTTGGTTTTTGCGTTGGTGTACATTTGAACAAGCATCTTGGGGCCTATTTTTTTTGGTCTCATTGTTCTTATATAGAGGAAATTGGCTCGCCAACCTGCTTATAATGGGACTGGATGTTTCGGATGCGTCATCTCCAGCTTATATTGGCCTTTGGTGGCGATTGGTGGCGACATTCGTCTGTCTGATTCCAAAAGGTTTTCTCAAGCCACATAAATTGAGATGGAGTTCATTCCAATTTTCATCGACACGGATTAGGGCACCACGTCTTGGTAATGACTTCTCTGTAAACGGCCCTATTCTTATTGATTGGAACGGCCGGCTCAGCCCGTCCAGCATCAAGGAAGCATTTAATTGGAAGGCTCCCCGTTCCCCACCGGCCACTGCCCCACCCACCCAAGCCTCTTCCATTCTCCTGCCCCCTTCCTTGGCCGATCCGCTGCCGCCACCAGGGCCTGCGCGCCCTCCACGCCTGCGCTTCCGCAGGCCCCCGCCCGTCCCCTTCGCCGGCCCTCGCCGCGACGACACCGCAGATCCTCGCCTCCATCGCCGAGGTCGTCGGCGGGGAGGACCGCACCGCCGACCTCCCCAAGGAGCACGTCGCCTCGTCTTCGGCCTGCTTGGCTCCGGCGACCGCAAGCGCTGCTCCCTCGCCTGCTGCCATTGGCTCGCCGTCGAGGCCGCCTCCCGCCTCTGCCTCCGCGCCTCGCGTTCGAAGCCCAGGCGCTGCTGCTTTGATGACGAAGCCTCCACCTCTCCCTGCCTCCCTCTACGGCGGCGCAAGCTTGCGCgcggggatgcggcggcgcagcgcggaCCCTCCTCTCCCCGTCGCAGCCTTCTCCCATCTCCCATGCCGCCGCATCATCCCCTCCTCTCCCCGCCACCCCTCCCCTGttgcgcggcgcgcggggccacggcggcgcctgGGGACGCAGACACGAGCCGATAAGAGCAGCGGCGGCAAAGGCGGGGCTGTCGCTCTGGTGCGGTGGTTGCGACACACAGCTACGCGGCGTGGAGGAGGCATAGGCGCACACCGAGGTCACCAACCACGCCAACTTCGTCGAGTCCACCGAGGCCATCCTGAACCTCGTCTTCTCAGACCGCGGCAAGCCATGCCTCTCCCAGACCGTAGGATCCAGCTCGTGCCCTCCCGCAATTCCTCTCTCGATTTCCCCCTGTCGGATTTGGTGGCCTATCCAGTCCGACGCACCTCGGCAGTGTCCTCGATCTGATTTTGATCGTGTGTGGGCTCATGCTTGCTGATTCCGGCAAGTATGTATGTGTGCAGGAGGTGGACCTTCACACCAAGCGCACGGGCCACAAGGATTTCACCGACAAGACCGCTGAGGCGGCCAAGCCCATCGATCTCGAGACCTCACTGAATTTGGCCTCCTCCTCGGAGGCCATGGACGTCGACACCCCGGCCTCAGCAAGCGAGAAGCCTCAAGGTTGGGTTATTTAACAGTGTACCACTATTTGTGAGATAAGCAAAAAGGGTTTAGCTGGCCATGGCCTCCGCCCTGGCAAGACCTTTATGGAATGCTACTTATGAAATGCTTAACTGATATTACTAAAATGCCTAGGGAACATTAATCAAAATGCTTATGATACTAACATCAAGAAATGACTCTGgaatcatatttttatttgtggCTTGGGTCATAGTGCTTGTATCTTAATGTTGCTCGCCAAAGCATGCTAGCAGACCAAACAAGCAATATCTGGAAAATGTTGCGCTCAAAATCAATGTCAAGGTCTCAATATCTACACTCTTTGTGTAAAGTCTTTGTTTCGGTTCTTTCTTGCGGGAATGTATTGATTCTTTTCCTTAAGCAGGTTGGAGGACACAACACAGTTCTTGAGCGAGTATAAGTAGCCGAGTATATTGTTATCAGCTCTAAACATCATCCTTAGCTGCTCTATTCATGATTGAAATAAGTAGCCAAATATATTCATTAAAATAAGTAGACAAGTATAttgtgcaggcggcggcgcgacggcgtgcAGGCGTGCAGCGGTAGCGTGCGGGGGTAGGGGAACCGGTGAGGCAGCAATCGCACAACCATAGAGCGAACGACCGCATGATCGAGGTGGCTGGCGCGGAGGAGCTCGACACGAGGCGGAGTTCAACCTTGGTGCATCCCCAATATGTTCATGCATTTTTATGTTGGTTTTTTAGCAGAAGGCaaattcatatattttgttagGCAATAATACCTCTTAGCATAGGCAAATTCATGCATTAGATTAGGCAATTTCattgaatattttttatatctAAAACATTTTTACATGTCATGCTATTATGTGTTTCTGAATTAGGCAATAATTGTTTCAGCAGAAGGTAGATTCATATATTACATTAGGCAACTTCATTGAATAATTATTTTTGCCAGCTCATTTGTTTTAAGTTGCTCCTGACTTCATTATAATATGCCTACAACTCCTACCAAGAACATTGTCTTAGGCAACTTATGCTAAACCAGAAAGAATTTTATTCATTTTAGTTCAGCATTTTTTGTGTTATacttttagcatttttctgtaTTCGATGATTTGCCATTTTTGTAGACTACTCTTTTCTAAATTAACAAGCAATTTGTGATCTCATTTTGTTCTGCTGATTTTGAATCATGCTTAGTGTTTGGTGCTAGAGGGGGAGCTCACGCAATCTGATTATGCAGCCAATTCATGTTTTTTGGTGCTAGAGGATGAGGCTCATGCTAAGAATGGCGAGGGTAGTGGTGTAAGAGTCCCTGCTTACGTAATTCCACTTGCTCCAGGATGGTTAACACTGGGATGCCAACAAATTCAGTTTCTATGTGTACGCTTCAATTCCAAATATCAAATCACTATAAGTATTTCAATAATATCCTATAGGCATTTAAGCTATATCCCATTAAGTATTTTAAATGTCCTTCTCTTGCACTACTGGTACCATTGGGATGCTCAATAATATTACTACTGGATAGCAAGCCATATAATGGAAACAATATTCTGCAGCTATCATAATGGAATCAATACTGTGTAGACTACAACTAGGATGctcaataatattttttttctcaataaTATTAACGCAATACTGAAATATTCAGCTAGCCTTGATCGTGGGGAGCTTGGATCTTGTATAGGAGCAATAGATACATGTCTCAACCAACATATGTCTAAGGAAGAAAATTATGTTGGTAGACAGTATCATGTACCCTCTCAGATTCATTATGTTGGCAACTTTCACTGAATCATCAAGCAATTTATTCATTTTACTTCAGCATTTTTGCATTCTGATTCTATCATTTTCATGTGTTCCTACtgatatttttttggatttCATGTATGCAACTTATGCTAAATCTACATTCTGATTCGGAGATTATTTGCACCATTTGGCTAGTCTATGTCAGTCATTGAACAATTTTTACTCCATTGAAATGTATGTATGTTGTTTCGAGTGGGGTTGTTCTTGCCCTCATACTGAGTCTATTTTCCTGCATGCATGTTAGCTTTTTTCTGCATGGTCATTTGGCCTTTTGCATTTCTGCTTGGAAGACAATTGTTATCTTGTAGTTCTGAAACTGGTTGCATGCATGTTCATCATTAGCATGTTAATAAATTTCAATTGGCATTTAAATACTATCCATCTAGTAATTAAAATATTCACATGAAGCAATTTAGAAAAGCTTACGCATAAACATTGCATGCAACTTTTTCCTTAGTAGGCAACAATATGATTCTAGATTAAGCAAAATAATACATTTCAGGCAACGCCATGTTTCTGCACTATGTAATAATATGATTCTTGATAGGAAAATAAGTGCACTTTATTAGGCAATAGGTGCAGAATCATTACTTTTCGATTACTCTGTGTAATCTGCATTCAGCAACCTGCATTGCAATAAGATCTGCCATGCAGTGGAAAGTAATTATTGGTTTGGTTTgctttgctttgaaactttttgATTGTGCCTGCATCGCCACTAGCATGAGTTCTAGTGTTcctgataatttttttttaatttctatcTAGGTTTGTTACTCTTTCGTTTCAGTTGCTCGTAACTCTTATCTAAAGTGGAGCGAGAAAGAATGAAGTTGTCAGATTTCTCAATGTCTACTGCTGAAAAAATGTGGAGAAGATGCAGCTTCACGGGTGAACAAGGACTGAAACATCTTCAGATTGGTGCTTGATTTGGTCCCAATTTGTTGTGATGTTTTGCCTAGGAATAATTTGAATCCAGAATGTTTCAGTTTCACTATAAAGAGTTAAATACTGGTATGGTCTAGGCTCTCTGTGCCCCTCCAACAATTTTGAGATTCGGCATATCAGTATATTATTTGTGAAACTTTGTTATTTCATTTAGTGTTCAAAATGTGTGCCGCAACCTTCGTCCAGCAAGCGGT containing:
- the LOC120663653 gene encoding serine/threonine-protein kinase STY46-like, whose amino-acid sequence is MVAAATAAEGGLGGGVEEGVGESSSPPRDAAPVPAGSGGSGGGGGARDICGQVLERLIADGHADASNSEFRDKLVAHFGRLPHSYQLDINVDKATDVLVHQNVLAEAKDPDRRPAFHVRFLRIEDIDQAYDSDATEEGDDDGDDLSVRQDTQYTHIHEIVFSTIDKPKLLSQLSALLSDIGLNIREAHVFSTHDGYSLDVFVVDGWPIEDTDGLNKALEASILRNEGSWSGSSHSSAAERTLPFQLKGGEWEIDKRLLKMGGMIASGSCGDLYHGTYLGEDVAVKVLRAEHLNKNVWNEFMQEVYILREVQHTNVVRFIGACTKPPQFCIITEYMSGGSLYDFVHKQHNVLNLTTLLKFAVDVCQGMCYLHERGIIHRDLKTANLLMDKDRVVKVADFGVARFQDQGGIMTAETGTYRWMAPEVINHQPYDNKADVFSFAIVLWELITSKIPYDTMTPLQAAVGVRQGLRPGLPKKAHPKLLDLMQRCWEADPSKRPAFPDILAELEDLLSHVQGASGKTVQDPANDSNKRRLTPPAHT